From Pararhodobacter zhoushanensis, the proteins below share one genomic window:
- a CDS encoding ATP-binding protein, with product MTQEFDLTPDARVLQMLGEINLHQWRCVAELIDNSIDGFVGAARAGTPIDHPEITITIPTPNKSDARLSIRDNGPGMAIDVLERAVRAGWSGNNPLTNLGLFGMGFNIATARLGTVTEVWTTRAGEPEWVGVRIDLEGLRASQSYKTPRQTRVKPDHTQHGTEIIITKLKPDQRAYLARSANLGAIRKHLARAYSAILRESEAGRIRLKVNGTKLEPRRHCHWDPDRSVELSDGTVVHAVERFDVALAPRRYCTHCMRALSGDEEQCPNGGPNCEIVTTERRVRGWVGLQRYLHKSDFGIDFIRNGRKIEIGSKDLFAWNNGDNAEIEYPIDDPRNRGRFVGEVHLDHCRVSYTKDRFERDDPSWEEMVRVVRGEGPLRPQAAKQSGFDGNTSPLYKLFQAFRRSSPQGKNGLWSRVLVVKDNDRSEQMAQSFYENDADYLDDERWWKLVEEQDKEILGESGDTDLPDGFLDDGEDGSTSGGSQGDTDGADVSPEPEPAEPPAERNQIHELSRKYVHPTYRVEFQVEAFASEPTDKALTGSLPWSFELDDVATRTYAFVMNPTHDVFRSTTMTAMDALLTELSVQTLDFLKGQVHDVTLANILADYRSSYASATRLEPSEVISMANTGLEEFAKAVANLIPEGQGQTYYAELSKPDREHVARRMAARGVVDVPKVISEGRFWEYMDPQAVVATFTRHPELFFDGKYWSDPYETLSFGADHIDEEARRRLVLRYEAYLGDTLWLANQSSRDLETANRDEIIRASCSLRLMKPDVDLE from the coding sequence ATGACTCAAGAATTTGATCTCACTCCCGACGCCCGCGTCTTGCAGATGCTCGGTGAGATCAATCTTCATCAATGGCGTTGCGTCGCGGAACTGATCGACAACAGCATTGACGGTTTCGTCGGGGCGGCTCGAGCGGGCACGCCGATAGACCATCCTGAAATCACGATCACGATCCCGACGCCGAACAAGAGCGACGCGCGTCTCTCCATCCGGGACAACGGTCCAGGCATGGCGATCGATGTGCTGGAGCGCGCGGTGCGAGCTGGTTGGTCGGGGAACAACCCTCTGACCAATCTCGGGCTGTTCGGCATGGGTTTCAACATCGCCACGGCGCGGCTCGGCACGGTAACCGAGGTTTGGACCACGCGCGCAGGCGAGCCGGAATGGGTCGGTGTGCGCATCGACCTCGAGGGGCTTCGGGCGAGCCAGAGCTACAAAACGCCGCGACAAACACGGGTGAAGCCGGACCACACCCAGCACGGAACCGAAATCATCATCACGAAGCTGAAGCCCGATCAGCGCGCCTATCTCGCGCGATCGGCCAATCTCGGAGCGATCCGCAAGCATCTCGCGCGCGCCTATTCCGCGATCTTGCGCGAATCCGAGGCGGGCCGGATCAGACTGAAGGTGAACGGAACGAAGCTGGAACCCAGGCGCCATTGTCACTGGGATCCCGACCGTTCGGTGGAGCTGAGCGACGGGACGGTTGTCCACGCGGTCGAGCGGTTCGACGTCGCGCTCGCGCCGCGGAGGTATTGCACGCATTGCATGCGGGCATTGAGCGGCGATGAGGAGCAATGCCCCAACGGTGGTCCGAATTGCGAGATCGTGACGACGGAACGCCGGGTGAGGGGATGGGTTGGGCTCCAACGCTATCTGCACAAATCAGACTTCGGTATCGACTTCATCCGAAACGGCCGCAAGATCGAGATCGGCTCGAAAGACCTTTTCGCTTGGAACAACGGGGACAATGCGGAGATCGAGTATCCGATTGACGATCCGCGGAACCGCGGTCGTTTTGTGGGAGAGGTTCATCTTGACCATTGCCGTGTCAGCTACACTAAAGATCGCTTCGAGCGGGACGACCCGTCTTGGGAGGAGATGGTCCGTGTCGTCAGGGGAGAGGGCCCCTTGCGGCCGCAAGCGGCGAAGCAAAGTGGCTTCGACGGAAACACCAGCCCTCTCTACAAGTTATTCCAGGCGTTCCGACGCTCCAGCCCGCAAGGCAAAAACGGCCTGTGGTCGAGGGTACTCGTGGTCAAAGACAACGATCGATCCGAGCAGATGGCCCAATCGTTCTATGAGAACGACGCCGACTATCTTGACGACGAGCGGTGGTGGAAACTGGTCGAGGAGCAGGACAAGGAAATTTTGGGGGAGAGTGGCGACACCGACCTTCCTGATGGCTTCCTCGACGATGGGGAGGACGGGTCGACCAGCGGCGGCTCGCAGGGTGATACCGATGGCGCGGACGTCTCGCCGGAGCCGGAACCGGCGGAGCCGCCAGCCGAGCGCAATCAAATCCATGAGCTATCGCGCAAATACGTGCACCCGACTTACCGAGTTGAGTTCCAAGTGGAAGCCTTCGCCTCGGAGCCAACTGACAAGGCGCTCACGGGTAGTCTTCCCTGGTCGTTTGAACTCGACGACGTGGCGACCCGAACCTACGCGTTCGTGATGAACCCAACCCATGACGTGTTTCGGTCGACTACGATGACCGCCATGGACGCGCTATTGACTGAGCTCTCTGTGCAGACCCTGGATTTCCTGAAAGGTCAGGTGCATGACGTGACGCTGGCGAATATTCTCGCCGATTACCGCTCGAGCTACGCCAGCGCGACACGGTTGGAGCCGTCCGAAGTCATATCGATGGCGAACACGGGCCTCGAGGAGTTCGCGAAGGCGGTGGCGAACCTGATCCCGGAGGGTCAAGGCCAAACATATTACGCCGAGCTCTCGAAGCCCGATCGGGAGCATGTGGCGCGAAGAATGGCGGCGCGCGGGGTCGTGGATGTGCCCAAGGTGATTTCCGAAGGCCGTTTCTGGGAATATATGGATCCTCAGGCGGTCGTCGCGACCTTCACTCGGCATCCAGAACTGTTCTTCGATGGCAAGTATTGGTCGGACCCCTATGAGACCTTGAGTTTTGGCGCCGACCATATCGATGAGGAGGCTCGGCGTCGTCTCGTCTTACGCTATGAGGCCTATCTGGGCGATACGCTCTGGTTGGCGAACCAGTCCTCTCGCGACCTTGAGACGGCGAACCGCGATGAGATCATTCGAGCGAGCTGCTCCCTCCGTCTCATGAAGCCGGATGTGGATTTGGAATGA
- a CDS encoding GIY-YIG nuclease family protein encodes MSDGYAELEFDLPRALLRDIVALLDGMNSAELTALNLTRVSDAPGVYALSSSVTGELLYIGKAESSKGLLNRLTRHMRKLDGRQYISPGDIHFKAIRIFVFAAMDLEAALISHYGGEGKLPWNHSGFGSNDPGQQRDTTTYKPDHFDTQHPIRLDHCFVEFKVGKQSVADVMQHLKDGLPFLLRFQRPNATSRNSFEPDFEAGEVDIPRPDITTREVLERCIAALPSGWHATALPSHVICYKNDDRRFPSGTLITRS; translated from the coding sequence ATGAGCGACGGCTATGCAGAGCTCGAATTTGATCTGCCAAGAGCCCTATTGAGGGACATTGTTGCCCTCCTTGACGGGATGAATTCTGCTGAACTTACCGCCCTGAACCTGACGCGCGTCTCGGACGCGCCGGGCGTTTATGCTCTCAGCTCCAGCGTGACGGGAGAATTACTCTATATTGGCAAAGCAGAAAGCTCGAAAGGCCTGCTGAACCGGCTGACCCGCCACATGCGCAAGTTGGATGGTAGGCAGTACATCAGCCCGGGCGATATTCACTTCAAGGCAATACGAATATTCGTCTTTGCTGCCATGGATCTCGAAGCAGCCTTGATCTCGCACTATGGCGGGGAAGGGAAGCTCCCTTGGAACCATTCCGGCTTTGGCTCGAACGATCCCGGGCAACAACGAGATACTACGACATACAAACCAGACCATTTCGACACCCAGCACCCTATCCGTTTGGATCACTGTTTCGTTGAGTTCAAAGTTGGAAAACAGTCGGTCGCGGACGTCATGCAACACCTCAAGGATGGCCTTCCCTTCCTGCTGCGCTTCCAGCGCCCGAACGCGACGTCCCGAAATTCCTTCGAGCCAGACTTTGAAGCTGGCGAAGTTGATATCCCGCGACCTGACATCACGACACGCGAGGTACTTGAACGTTGCATCGCCGCACTTCCCTCGGGATGGCATGCGACGGCGCTTCCGAGCCATGTCATCTGCTACAAAAATGACGATCGGCGTTTCCCGAGCGGCACGTTGATCACCCGATCTTAG
- a CDS encoding cysteine desulfurase: MYDIEAVRRDFPILSRTVNNKPLVYLDNGASAQKPQVVIDAITQAYSMEYANVHRGLHFLSNLATDKYEAVRGIVRHFLNAKHEDEILFNSGTTEGINLIAYGWAMPRLQAGDEIVLSVMEHHANIVPWHFLRERQGVKLVWVETEADGSLDPARVLAAITPRTKLVAVTHMSNVLGTVVDIKTIAAGCHAKGVPILADGSQAAVHMPVDVQDLGVDFYPVTGHKLYGPSGSGAIYVTRERQAEMRPFIGGGDMIREVTRDAVTYNDPPHKFEAGTPGIVQQIGMGVAIEYMQSLGMANIAAHEKALAAYATTRLKGLNWLNIQGEAPGKGGIFSFTMNNGAHAHDISTVLDKKGVAVRAGQHCTGPLMEHLGINASCRASFGLYNTTAEVDALIDALEFCHELFG, encoded by the coding sequence ATGTATGACATTGAGGCGGTGCGCCGCGACTTTCCGATCCTGTCGCGAACAGTGAACAACAAGCCGTTGGTTTATCTCGACAATGGTGCGTCGGCGCAGAAACCGCAGGTGGTGATCGACGCGATCACCCAAGCCTATTCGATGGAATACGCCAACGTCCACCGGGGCCTGCATTTCCTGTCCAATCTGGCGACGGACAAGTATGAAGCGGTGCGCGGAATTGTCAGGCATTTCCTGAACGCCAAGCATGAGGATGAGATCCTCTTCAACTCGGGCACCACCGAAGGCATCAACCTGATCGCCTATGGCTGGGCGATGCCGCGCCTGCAGGCCGGGGATGAGATCGTCCTGTCGGTGATGGAACACCACGCCAATATCGTGCCGTGGCACTTCCTGCGCGAACGTCAGGGCGTCAAGCTGGTCTGGGTCGAGACCGAGGCCGATGGCTCCCTCGACCCCGCCCGCGTGCTCGCCGCGATCACGCCGCGCACCAAGCTGGTGGCTGTCACGCATATGTCCAACGTGCTGGGCACCGTCGTTGACATCAAGACCATCGCTGCCGGGTGCCACGCCAAGGGCGTGCCGATCCTTGCGGATGGCAGTCAGGCCGCGGTCCACATGCCGGTCGATGTGCAGGATCTGGGCGTCGATTTCTACCCGGTCACCGGGCACAAGCTTTATGGGCCGTCCGGCTCGGGCGCGATCTACGTCACCCGCGAACGGCAGGCCGAGATGCGGCCGTTCATCGGCGGCGGAGACATGATCCGCGAGGTCACCCGCGACGCCGTGACCTATAACGACCCGCCGCATAAATTCGAGGCCGGTACGCCCGGTATCGTGCAGCAGATCGGCATGGGCGTGGCGATCGAATACATGCAATCATTGGGCATGGCGAACATCGCTGCGCATGAAAAGGCGCTGGCAGCTTACGCAACAACGCGCCTCAAAGGGTTGAACTGGCTCAATATTCAAGGCGAGGCGCCGGGCAAGGGCGGGATCTTCTCGTTCACGATGAACAACGGCGCGCATGCGCATGACATCTCGACCGTGCTGGATAAAAAGGGCGTTGCGGTGCGCGCGGGCCAGCATTGCACCGGGCCGCTGATGGAGCATCTGGGCATCAACGCCTCGTGCCGCGCCTCGTTTGGCCTCTATAACACCACCGCCGAGGTGGACGCCCTGATCGACGCGCTGGAGTTCTGCCACGAGCTTTTCGGCTGA
- a CDS encoding YIP1 family protein yields MTRTEFFALIRQSLADPETGAQHLMALNPAMATRWMLLAASVLGSVVLLYLLPVLTGEVSMLPSPFAFAGTQAAMNLLVIALITHVGRAFGGTGNFADAVWLVGWMQLITAGLLIAQIVVMLVLPMANVIVAIASIAVSIWLLVGFICALHGFKSRITVMVAGLMVFLLSSFVIAMVLLFFGFSPAEVSNV; encoded by the coding sequence ATGACACGCACCGAGTTTTTCGCGCTGATCCGCCAATCGCTTGCCGACCCCGAGACGGGGGCGCAGCACCTGATGGCGCTGAACCCGGCGATGGCGACGCGCTGGATGCTGCTGGCGGCCAGTGTGCTGGGGTCGGTGGTGCTGCTGTATCTGCTGCCGGTCCTGACGGGCGAAGTGTCGATGCTGCCGTCGCCCTTCGCTTTCGCCGGTACGCAGGCGGCGATGAACCTGCTGGTCATCGCGCTGATCACCCATGTCGGCCGCGCCTTTGGCGGTACGGGCAATTTTGCCGATGCCGTCTGGCTGGTCGGCTGGATGCAGTTGATCACCGCCGGGCTGCTGATTGCGCAGATCGTCGTCATGCTGGTGCTGCCGATGGCCAATGTCATCGTGGCGATCGCGTCGATTGCCGTGTCGATCTGGCTGCTGGTCGGCTTCATCTGCGCCCTTCACGGGTTCAAGTCGCGGATCACCGTGATGGTTGCCGGGCTGATGGTGTTTCTTCTGAGCAGCTTTGTGATTGCCATGGTGCTGCTCTTCTTTGGCTTCTCGCCCGCCGAGGTTTCCAATGTATGA
- a CDS encoding YIP1 family protein encodes MALTTDIVASYRRPRAVLRSLQGDRREARILVYLMLACALIFVAQWPRLARDAHMDETIPLDALLSGALFAWIFIAPLAFYALGGMLSLVLRIAGPVDAFAVRLGLFWALLVAAPLMLFQGLVAGLIGPGLQANLAGLPAAVAFFAVLIAGLRVALEAPHRAA; translated from the coding sequence ATGGCCCTGACCACAGACATCGTTGCCAGCTACCGCCGCCCGCGCGCGGTGCTGCGCAGCCTGCAGGGCGACCGGCGTGAGGCGCGCATCCTTGTGTACCTGATGCTCGCCTGCGCGCTGATCTTCGTGGCGCAATGGCCGCGTCTGGCGCGTGACGCGCATATGGATGAGACGATTCCGCTCGACGCGTTGCTCTCGGGCGCGCTGTTCGCGTGGATCTTCATCGCGCCACTGGCGTTCTACGCGCTGGGGGGCATGTTGTCGCTGGTCCTGCGTATCGCCGGGCCGGTGGATGCCTTCGCGGTGCGGCTGGGGCTGTTCTGGGCGCTGCTGGTGGCGGCTCCGCTGATGCTGTTTCAAGGGCTTGTTGCCGGGCTGATCGGTCCGGGCCTGCAAGCCAACCTCGCCGGGCTGCCCGCTGCGGTGGCGTTTTTCGCCGTGTTGATCGCCGGCCTGCGGGTGGCGCTTGAAGCGCCCCACCGGGCGGCATAG
- a CDS encoding SufB/SufD family protein, producing MSAAPATSPRAARRAARLQATAERISGLTLPSAPAWLAPLRKAALDRLATLGYPEKRDEYWRYTDPERLISTDVRPAEVFKITDEPPMYQGIDRLKLIWVDGVFSAEDSDPLAGEGLEITRLADSADIHWAADLYGTLEARGQKPVARPLAALNSALATDGVLIRVTGKVSRPVSLIYRRAGTDASVTMHHVIKIEEGGELTLLENGAVAARSSMVIEVEVGDHGTFHHVRTMGRDHERKASTHLFARLGKASKLKSFTLSMNGRLVRNEAMIWLGGAGGTAHLAGAAMGDGMFHHDDTVFITHEAPGCESRQVFKKVLRDGAIGVFQGKILVEQAAQLTDGYQKSQSLLLDERCQFLAKPELEIYADDVKCSHGSTSGEINEDQLFYLRARGVPEQEAKMLLVLAFLAETLDEIEREDIAQDMRLRLRRWLERHS from the coding sequence ATGAGCGCCGCGCCCGCGACCAGCCCGCGCGCGGCCCGTCGCGCGGCGCGCTTGCAGGCCACAGCCGAGCGGATCTCGGGGCTGACCCTGCCGTCCGCGCCCGCATGGCTGGCCCCGCTGCGCAAGGCGGCGCTGGACCGGCTGGCCACGCTTGGCTACCCGGAGAAGCGCGACGAATATTGGCGCTACACCGATCCCGAGCGCCTGATTTCGACCGATGTGCGCCCGGCAGAGGTGTTCAAGATCACCGACGAGCCGCCGATGTACCAAGGCATCGACCGGCTCAAGCTGATCTGGGTCGATGGCGTGTTCAGCGCTGAAGACTCGGACCCGCTGGCAGGCGAGGGGCTGGAAATCACCCGCCTCGCCGACAGCGCCGATATCCATTGGGCCGCTGATCTCTACGGCACGCTCGAAGCGCGCGGGCAGAAGCCCGTCGCCCGCCCGCTGGCCGCGCTCAACAGCGCGCTGGCAACCGATGGTGTGCTGATCCGGGTGACCGGCAAGGTCTCGCGCCCCGTCTCGCTGATCTACCGCCGCGCGGGCACGGATGCGTCGGTGACGATGCACCATGTGATCAAGATCGAAGAGGGCGGTGAGCTGACGCTGTTGGAAAACGGCGCCGTGGCTGCCCGCAGTTCGATGGTGATCGAGGTCGAGGTTGGCGATCACGGAACCTTCCACCACGTCCGCACCATGGGCCGCGATCACGAGCGCAAGGCGTCGACTCATCTCTTCGCCCGCCTCGGCAAAGCGTCCAAGCTGAAAAGCTTCACCCTGTCGATGAACGGCCGCCTTGTGCGCAACGAGGCGATGATCTGGCTTGGCGGCGCCGGCGGCACCGCGCATCTGGCCGGTGCGGCGATGGGCGACGGCATGTTTCATCACGACGACACCGTGTTCATCACCCATGAGGCACCGGGCTGCGAAAGCCGTCAGGTGTTCAAGAAGGTGCTGCGCGACGGGGCGATCGGGGTGTTTCAGGGCAAGATCCTTGTCGAACAGGCCGCCCAGCTCACCGATGGCTACCAGAAAAGCCAGTCCTTGCTGCTGGACGAACGCTGCCAGTTCCTTGCCAAGCCCGAACTTGAGATCTACGCCGACGATGTGAAGTGTTCGCACGGCTCGACCTCGGGTGAGATCAACGAGGATCAGCTGTTCTACCTGCGCGCCCGCGGCGTCCCCGAGCAAGAGGCCAAGATGTTGCTGGTGCTCGCTTTTCTGGCCGAAACGCTGGACGAGATCGAGCGTGAGGACATCGCGCAGGACATGCGCCTGCGTCTGCGGCGCTGGCTGGAACGGCATAGCTGA
- the sufC gene encoding Fe-S cluster assembly ATPase SufC, whose translation MLEINNLHVKLATEDKQILKGLSLSVEAGSVHAIMGPNGSGKSTLSYVLSGRDGYEVTDGTATLEGESLLDMEPEERAAHGLFLAFQYPVEIPGVGNMTFLRTAVNAQRKARGEAELSSGDFLKLVRAKAKDLKIDADMLKRPVNVGFSGGEKKRNEILQMAMLEPRMCILDETDSGLDVDAMKLVADGVNALRSTGRSFLVITHYQRLLDHIKPDFVHIMAGGRIIKTGGPELALEVEQNGYADILAEVQA comes from the coding sequence ATGCTGGAAATCAACAACCTGCACGTCAAACTGGCGACCGAAGACAAACAGATCCTGAAAGGTCTGAGCCTGAGTGTCGAAGCCGGTTCCGTGCATGCGATCATGGGGCCGAATGGCTCGGGCAAATCGACGCTCAGCTATGTGCTGTCGGGCCGCGACGGCTATGAGGTGACCGACGGCACCGCCACGCTGGAAGGCGAAAGCCTGCTCGACATGGAGCCCGAAGAACGCGCCGCCCACGGGTTGTTTCTGGCGTTCCAGTACCCGGTCGAAATCCCCGGCGTCGGCAACATGACCTTCCTGCGCACCGCCGTGAACGCGCAGCGCAAGGCGCGTGGTGAGGCTGAACTCAGCTCGGGCGACTTCCTGAAACTGGTGCGCGCCAAAGCCAAGGATCTCAAGATCGACGCCGATATGCTCAAGCGTCCGGTCAATGTGGGCTTCTCGGGCGGTGAGAAAAAGCGCAACGAAATCCTGCAGATGGCCATGCTCGAGCCGCGCATGTGCATCTTGGATGAGACGGATTCGGGCCTTGATGTGGATGCGATGAAGCTGGTGGCCGACGGCGTGAACGCGCTGCGTTCGACCGGGCGCTCGTTCCTTGTGATCACCCACTATCAGCGCCTGCTGGACCACATCAAACCGGACTTCGTGCATATCATGGCGGGGGGCCGGATCATCAAGACCGGCGGGCCCGAGCTGGCGCTTGAGGTCGAGCAGAACGGCTATGCCGACATTCTGGCCGAGGTGCAGGCATGA
- a CDS encoding heavy metal-binding domain-containing protein, producing the protein MIVTTTPTVEGRPVRTYHGIVVGEAIMGANVVRDFFASVTDVIGGRSGAYESKLQDAREVALKEMQDRAARMGANAVVGVDLDYEVVGNSMLMVSASGTAVSLS; encoded by the coding sequence ATGATCGTCACCACCACCCCCACGGTCGAGGGGCGCCCGGTGCGCACCTATCACGGCATCGTCGTCGGTGAGGCGATCATGGGCGCCAATGTCGTGCGCGATTTCTTCGCCTCGGTGACGGATGTCATCGGCGGGCGCTCGGGCGCGTATGAAAGCAAGCTGCAGGATGCGCGCGAGGTTGCGCTCAAGGAAATGCAGGACCGCGCCGCGCGGATGGGCGCGAATGCGGTTGTGGGTGTCGATCTCGATTACGAGGTCGTGGGAAATTCCATGCTGATGGTGTCCGCCTCGGGCACCGCGGTCAGCCTGTCCTGA
- the sufB gene encoding Fe-S cluster assembly protein SufB, which yields MAALDNTVEVRDGVDRETVETVQLMAGKYKHGWETEIEMEFAPKGLNEDIVRLISAKNGEPEWMTDWRLAAYRRWEQMEEPDWAMLDIPAIDYQDQYYYAKPKSMEGKPKSLDEVDPKLLATYAKLGIPLKEQMVLAGVEGAEDIAAPRKVAVDAVFDSVSVGTTFKDELKKAGVIFCSISEAIREYPDLVKQYLGSVVPVSDNYFATLNCAVFTDGSFVYVPPGTKCPMELSTYFRINAENTGQFERTLIIADKGAYVSYLEGCTAPKRDTTQLHAAVVEIVILEDAEVKYSTVQNWYPGDEDGKGGIYNFVTKRADCREDRAKVMWTQVETGSAITWKYPSCILRGDDTSGEFYSIAITNNYQQADTGTKMIHLGKNSRSRIVSKGISAGHAQNTYRGLVSMHPRATNSRNYTQCDSLLIGDQCGAHTVPYIEVKNASSRVEHEATTSKVDDDQLFYCRSRGMDEEEAVALVVNGFCRDVLQALPMEFAMEAQALVAISLEGSVG from the coding sequence ATGGCGGCTTTGGACAATACGGTTGAAGTGCGCGACGGGGTCGACCGCGAGACGGTCGAAACCGTGCAGCTGATGGCCGGCAAGTACAAACACGGCTGGGAAACCGAGATCGAGATGGAGTTCGCGCCTAAGGGCCTGAACGAAGACATCGTGCGGTTGATCTCGGCCAAGAACGGCGAACCCGAGTGGATGACCGACTGGCGACTGGCGGCGTACCGCCGCTGGGAGCAGATGGAGGAACCCGACTGGGCGATGCTGGATATCCCGGCGATCGACTATCAGGACCAGTATTACTACGCCAAGCCCAAGAGCATGGAGGGCAAGCCCAAGTCGCTGGACGAGGTGGACCCCAAGCTGCTGGCCACCTATGCCAAACTGGGCATCCCGCTGAAAGAGCAGATGGTTCTGGCGGGTGTCGAGGGGGCTGAAGACATCGCTGCACCCCGCAAGGTGGCGGTGGACGCGGTGTTTGACTCCGTCAGCGTCGGCACCACGTTCAAGGATGAGCTGAAAAAGGCGGGCGTGATCTTCTGCTCGATCTCGGAAGCGATCCGCGAATACCCCGATCTGGTCAAGCAGTACCTCGGCTCGGTGGTTCCGGTTTCGGACAACTACTTCGCCACGCTCAACTGCGCGGTCTTCACCGATGGCTCGTTCGTCTACGTCCCGCCGGGCACCAAATGCCCGATGGAGCTGTCGACCTATTTCCGCATCAACGCCGAGAACACCGGCCAGTTCGAGCGCACGCTGATTATTGCCGATAAAGGTGCATATGTAAGTTACCTTGAGGGCTGCACCGCCCCCAAGCGCGACACCACGCAGCTGCACGCCGCCGTTGTGGAAATCGTCATCCTCGAGGATGCCGAGGTCAAATATTCGACCGTCCAGAACTGGTATCCCGGCGATGAGGACGGCAAGGGCGGGATCTACAACTTCGTCACCAAACGCGCCGACTGCCGCGAGGACCGCGCCAAGGTGATGTGGACGCAGGTCGAAACCGGCTCGGCGATCACGTGGAAATACCCGTCGTGCATCCTGCGCGGGGACGATACCTCGGGCGAGTTCTATTCCATCGCCATCACCAATAACTACCAGCAGGCCGACACCGGCACCAAGATGATCCATCTGGGCAAGAATTCGCGCTCGCGGATCGTGTCCAAGGGCATCTCGGCCGGGCATGCGCAGAACACCTATCGCGGGCTGGTCTCGATGCACCCGCGCGCGACCAACAGCCGCAACTATACGCAATGCGACAGCCTGCTGATCGGCGACCAATGCGGCGCGCATACGGTGCCCTATATCGAGGTGAAGAACGCCTCAAGCCGTGTCGAGCACGAGGCGACCACGTCCAAGGTCGACGACGATCAACTCTTCTACTGCCGCTCGCGCGGGATGGATGAGGAAGAGGCGGTGGCCCTGGTGGTCAACGGCTTCTGCCGCGACGTGCTGCAAGCCCTGCCGATGGAATTCGCCATGGAAGCGCAGGCGCTGGTGGCGATCTCGCTTGAGGGGAGCGTGGGGTGA
- a CDS encoding cysteine desulfurase family protein has protein sequence MRSRLYLDWNASAPLRVEARDAMIAAMDLVGNASSIHAEGRAVRGLVEKARGQIASALGADGADIVFTSSATESAALALAGRDLACAGVEHDAVKSWCRPVLVTDETGRIDVTDPAHSTAQLANSETGIVQDLPAGLAVSDLTQAFGKMPFAFNWLGCDIGLVSAHKLGGPKGIGVLALKRGLDVTAQIRGGGQEMGRRAGTENVIGIAGFAAAAEAAMRDLANGVWDEVAEIRNTCEQALEAECPGIILVAKDRPRLPNTISLIAPGWKGETQVMAMDLQGFAVSAGSACSSGKVSSSGVLRAMGFDATAAGNALRVSMGPGIDRDDALRFAAAYAKAWKRAGERMKQAGADLPK, from the coding sequence ATGAGGTCTCGGCTCTACCTTGACTGGAATGCCTCGGCCCCGCTGCGGGTTGAAGCGCGCGACGCGATGATCGCGGCGATGGATCTGGTCGGCAACGCCAGTTCGATCCACGCCGAGGGTCGCGCGGTGCGCGGGCTGGTGGAAAAGGCGCGCGGGCAGATTGCCTCGGCACTGGGGGCGGACGGGGCGGATATCGTCTTCACCTCCAGCGCAACCGAGTCTGCCGCCCTGGCGCTGGCCGGGCGTGATCTGGCCTGTGCGGGGGTCGAGCATGACGCGGTGAAAAGCTGGTGCCGTCCGGTGCTGGTGACCGATGAGACCGGGCGCATCGACGTGACGGACCCGGCGCACAGCACCGCGCAGCTGGCCAATTCCGAGACCGGCATCGTGCAGGATCTGCCCGCCGGGCTGGCGGTCAGCGACCTGACGCAGGCCTTTGGCAAGATGCCCTTCGCCTTCAACTGGCTGGGCTGCGACATTGGGCTGGTGTCGGCACACAAGCTGGGCGGCCCAAAGGGGATCGGCGTGCTGGCGCTGAAACGGGGCCTGGACGTTACCGCCCAGATCAGGGGCGGCGGGCAGGAAATGGGCCGTCGCGCGGGCACCGAAAATGTCATCGGCATCGCCGGGTTTGCGGCTGCCGCTGAAGCCGCGATGCGCGATCTGGCGAATGGAGTCTGGGATGAGGTGGCGGAAATCCGAAATACCTGTGAGCAGGCTCTGGAAGCTGAGTGTCCAGGGATTATCTTGGTAGCCAAGGATCGCCCACGCCTGCCCAACACGATCAGCCTGATAGCACCGGGCTGGAAGGGCGAGACGCAGGTGATGGCGATGGACCTGCAGGGCTTCGCGGTATCGGCTGGCTCGGCCTGCTCGTCGGGCAAGGTCTCGTCCAGTGGGGTGTTGCGGGCGATGGGCTTTGATGCCACAGCGGCCGGCAACGCGCTGCGGGTCTCGATGGGCCCCGGTATCGACAGAGACGACGCGCTGCGCTTTGCCGCAGCCTATGCCAAGGCCTGGAAACGGGCGGGCGAACGCATGAAACAGGCAGGCGCAGACCTGCCGAAATAA